From the Panthera leo isolate Ple1 chromosome C1, P.leo_Ple1_pat1.1, whole genome shotgun sequence genome, one window contains:
- the ATG9A gene encoding autophagy-related protein 9A translates to MAQFDTEYQRLEASYSDSPPGEEDLLVHVPEGSKSPWHHIENLDLFFSRVYNLHQKNGFTCMLIGEIFELMQFLFVVAFTTFLVSCVDYDILFANKMVNHSLHPTEPVKVTLPDAFLPAQVCSARIQENGSLITILVIAAVFWIHRLIKFIYNICCYWEIHSFYLHALRIPMSALPYCTWQEVQARIVQTQKEHQICIHKRELTELDIYHRILRFQNYMVALVNKSLLPLRFRLPGLGEAVFFTRGLKYNFELILFWGPGSLFLNEWSLKAEYKRGGQRLELAQRLSNRILWIGIANFLLCPLILIWQILYAFFSYAEVLKREPGALGARCWSLYGRCYLRHFNELEHELQSRLNRGYKPASKYMNCFLSPLLTLLAKNGAFFAGSILAVLIALTIYDEDVLAVEHVLTTVTLLGVTVTVCRSFIPDQHMVFCPEQLLRVILAHIHYMPDHWQGNAHRSQTRDEFAQLFQYKAVFILEELLSPIVTPLILIFCLRPRALEIIDFFRNFTVEVVGVGDTCSFAQMDVRQHGHPQWLSGGQTEASVYQQAEDGKTELSLMHFAITNPGWQPPRESTAFLGFLKEQVQRDGAAAGLAQGGLLPENALFTSIQSLQSESEPLSLIANVVAGSSCRGPPLPRDLQGSRHRAEVASALRSFSPLHPGQVPTGRAASTMTGSGVDARTASSGSSVWEGQLQSLVLSEYASTEMSLHALYMHQLHKQQAQAEPERHVWHRRESDESGESAPEEGGEGSRAPQPIPRSASYPCATPRPGAPETTALQGGFQRRYGGITDPGTVPRAPSHFSRLPLGGWAEDGQSASRHPEPVPEEGSEDELPPQVHKV, encoded by the exons ATGGCGCAGTTTGACACTGAATACCAGCGCCTTGAGGCCTCCTACAGTGATTCACCCCCTGGGGAGGAGGACCTATTGGTGCACGTCCCTGAGGGGAGTAAAT CACCTTGGCACCACATCGAAAACCTTGACCTCTTCTTCTCTCGA GTTTATAATCTACACCAGAAGAATGGCTTCACTTGCATGCTCATCGGGGAGATCTTTGAGCTCAT GCAGTTCCTCTTTGTGGTTGCCTTCACCACCTTCCTGGTTAGCTGTGTGGATTATGACATCCTATTTGCCAACAAGATGGTGAACCATAGTCTTCACCCTACCGAGCCTGTCAAGGTCACTCTGCCAGATGCCTTTTTGCCTGCCCAGGTCTGTAGTGCAAG GATTCAGGAAAATGGCTCCCTTATCACCATCCTGGTCATCGCTGCTGTATTCTGGATCCATCGGCTTATCAAGTTCATCTATAACATTTGCTGCTACTGGGAGATCCACTCCTTCTACCTGCATGCTCTGCGTATCCCCATG TCTGCCCTTCCATACTGCACGTGGCAGGAAGTGCAGGCCCGAATCGTGCAGACCCAGAAAGAGCACCAGATCTGCATCCACAAGCGCGAGCTGACCGAGCTGGACATCTACCACCGCATCCTCCGTTTCCAGAACTACATGGTCGCGCTGGTTAACAAATCCCTCCTGCCTCTGCGCTTCCGCCTGCCCGGCCTGGGGGAGGCCGTCTTCTTCACCCGTGGCCTCAAGTACAACTTCGAGCTGATCCTCTTCTGGGGACCcggctctctgtttctcaatgaATGGAGCCTCAAGGCTGAGTACAAACGTGGGGGGCAACGGCTAGAGCTGGCCCAGCGCCTCAGCAACCGCATCCTGTGGATCGGCATCGCCAACTTCCTGCTGTGCCCCCTTATCCTCATCTGGCAGATCCTGTACGCCTTCTTCAGCTACGCCGAGGTGCTGAAGCGGGAGCCCGGGGCCCTGGGAGCACGTTGCTGGTCACTCTACGGCCGCTGCTACCTCCGCCACTTCAACGAGTTGGAGCACGAGCTGCAGTCCCGCCTCAACCGAGGCTACAAGCCCGCCTCCAAGTACATGAATTGCTTCTTGTCACCTCTGCTGACGCTGCTGGCCAAGAACGGCGCCTTCTTCGCTGGCTCCATCCTGGCCGTGCTTATTGCCCTCACCATCTACGACGAAGATGTGCTGGCTGTGGAACACGTCCTCACCACCGTCACACTCCTGGGGGTCACCGTGACCGTGTGCAG GTCCTTTATTCCGGACCAGCACATGGTGTTCTGCCCTGAGCAGCTGCTCCGCGTGATCCTCGCTCACATCCACTACATGCCTGACCACTGGCAGGGTAATGCCCACCGCTCGCAGACCCGGGACGAGTTTGCCCAGCTCTTCCAGTACAAGGCA GTGTTCATCTTGGAGGAATTACTGAGCCCCATTGTCACACCCCTGATCCTCATCTTCTGCCTGCGTCCACGGGCCCTGGAGATTATAGACTTCTTCCGCAATTTCACCGTAGAGGTCGTTGGTGTTGGAGATACCTGCTCCTTTGCTCAGATGGATGTTCGCCAGCATGGGCATCCCCAG TGGCTGTCCGGTGGGCAGACAGAGGCCTCAGTGTACCAGCAAGCTGAGGATGGGAAGACAGAGTTGTCCCTCATGCACTTTGCCATCACCAACCCTGGCTGGCAGCCACCACGTGAGAGCACGGCCTTCCTCGGCTTCCTCAAAGAGCAGGTTCAGCGGGACGGAGCAGCGGCTGGCCTTGCCCAAGGGGGTCTGCTCCCTGAAAATGCTCTCTTTACGTCCATCCAGTCCTTACAATCTGAGTCTGAG CCACTGAGCCTTATTGCAAATGTGGTAGCCGGCTCCTCCTGCCGGGGCCCCCCACTGCCCAGAGACCTTCAAGGCTCCAGGCACAGGGCTGAGGTCGCCTCTGCCCTGCGCTCCTTCTCCCCTCTGCACCCGGGTCAGGTCCCCACGGGCCGAGCCGCCAGCACCATGACAGGCTCTGG GGTGGATGCCAGGACAGCCAGCTCCGGGAGCAGCGTGTGGGAAGGACAGCTGCAGAGCCTGGTGCTGTCGGAATACGCGTCCACCGAGATGAGCCTGCATGCCCTCTATATGCACCAG CTCCACAAGCAGCAGGCCCAGGCCGAACCCGAGCGGCACGTGTGGCACCGCCGGGAGAGCGATGAGAGTGGGGAGAGTGCCCCTGAAGAGGGGGGAGAGGGCTCCCGGGCCCCCCAGCCTATCCCCCGCTCTGCCAGCTATCCCTGTGCTACACCCCGGCCTGGAGCACCTGAGACCACCGCCCTGCAGGGGGGCTTCCAGAGGCGTTACGGGGGCATCACAG ATCCTGGCACAGTACCCCGGGCTCCCTCTCACTTCTCTCGGCTGCCCCTTGGAGGGTGGGCTGAAGATGGACAGTCAGCATCAAGGCACCCAGAGCCTGTGCCCGAGGAGGGCTCGGAGGACGAGCTTCCCCCACAGGTGCACAAG GTGTAG
- the ANKZF1 gene encoding ankyrin repeat and zinc finger domain-containing protein 1 — protein sequence MSPVSAAAQVPTLVSLFDLNADAPVLQGLNLVSHPSGEALAQALRTSCPGSGESASPERKLQGLLDISEKLFCSTCDQTFHNHQEQREHYKLDWHRFNLKQRLKDKPLLSALDFEKQSSTGDLSSISGSEDSDSASEEGLQILDEERAEYEKPSRAQGFRPHRVLFQNARGQFLDAYRCVLGPHQVSPEEPELLLQNLQNGGPRCCVVLMAAAGHFAGAIFQGRDVVTHKTFHRYTVRAKRGTAQGVRDARGAASRSAGANLRRYNEATLYKDVRDLLAGPGWAKALGEAGTILLRAPRSGRSLFFGGPGAPLQREDPRLWDIPLATRRPTFRELQRVLHKLTTLHVHEEDPRETVRLDSPRTHWKTMREKKAIEAERKVSSDENEALGQNEESPKQGSGSEGEDSFQVELELVELAVGTLDLREFEVLPKRRRRKRNKKERSRDLEALPQQTQGDEAFSQSTQGRAAPVGPSLDEAKTPDQSELWDMLLAACRAGDVGMLKLQLAAGPIDPGVLSLLSAPLGSSGFTLLHAAAAAGRGSVVRLLLEAGADPTVQDSRARPPYTVAADKSTRNEFRRFMEKNPDAYDYSKAQVPGPLTPEMEAQQALRKREQKAARRQREKQQLQQREQEAREQEERRRFAALSDREKRALAAERRLAAQLGAPTPQAPGSAAVSAQRCWSCGTSLQGLIPFHYLDFSFCSTRCLRDHRCQAGKPSS from the exons ATGTCGCCAGTTTCAGCTGCAGCCCAGGTTCCTACGTTGGTCTCCCTGTTTGACCTCAACGCGGATGCTCCGGTCCTTCAGGGCCTGAACTTGGTGAGCCACCCTTCTGGGGAGGCTCTGGCCCAAGCTCTGCGGACTTCCTGTCCAG GTTCAGGGGAGAGCGCAAGCccagaaagaaaactccagggTCTGCTTGATATTTCAGAAAAGTTATTTTGTTCAACTTGTGACCAGACCTTCCACAACCACCAGGAACAG AGGGAACATTATAAGCTTGACTGGCATCGGTTTAACCTAAAGCAACGTCTCAAGGACAAGCCTCTCCTGTCTGCCCTGGACTTTGAAAAGCAGAGTTCCACAG GAGATCTTTCCAGCATCTCAGGATCAGAAGACTCAGACTCAGCCAGTGAAGAGGGCTTGCAGATTCTGGATGAGGAGAGGGCAGAGTATGAGAAGCCCAGCAGAGCCCAAGGCTTCCGCCCCCATCGGGTTCTTTTCCAGAATGCCCGGGGCCAGTTCCTTGATGCCTACCGCTGTGTCCTGGGCCCTCACCAG gtgtccccagaaGAACCAGAACTGCTGCTACAGAACCTGCAAAATGGAGGTCCCAGATGCTGTGTGGTGCTCATGGCTGCGGCTGGGCACTTTGCTGGTGCCATTTTTCAAGG AAGAGACGTGGTGACACACAAGACCTTTCACCGCTACACGGTGCGGGCCAAGCGGGGCACGGCCCAGGGAGTTCGGGATGCCCGGGGTGCGGCTTCTCGTTCTGCCGGAGCCAACCTGAGGCGCTATAATGAAGCCACGTTATATAAG GATGTTCGTGACCTGCTGGCAGGGCCGGGCTGGGCTAAAGCACTGGGGGAGGCTGGGACAATACTGCTACGTGCCCCCCGCTCTGGCCGGTCCTTGTTCTTCGGAGGCCCTGGCGCACCCCTGCAACGGGAGGATCCCCGGCTTTGGGATATCCCCCTCGCTACCCGCAGACCCACTTTCCGGGAGCTACAGCGTGTGCTCCATAAGCTGACCACTTTGCATGTCCACG AAGAAGACCCCCGGGAGACAGTCAGGTTGGACTCACCTCGGACACACTGGAAGACCATGAGAGAGAAGAAGGCTATCGAGGCAGAAAGAAAGGTCTCCAGTGATGAAAATGAGGCACTTGGGCAGAACGAGGAGTCTCCCAAACAGG GTTCAGGGTCGGAGGGAGAGGACAGCTTCCAGGTGGAGTTGGAGCTAGTAGAGTTGGCAGTGGGGACCCTGGATCTTCGGGAGTTTGAGGTATTGCCAAagcggaggaggaggaaaaggaataaGAAGGAGAGAAGCCGAGACCTGGAGGCTCTTCCCCAGCAAACTCAAGGAGATGAGGCCTTCTCACAGTCCACCCAGGGACGGGCAGCCCCTGTGGGGCCTTCTCTGGATGAGGCCAAGACCCCCGATCAGTCAGAGCTCTGGGACATGCTTCTAGCTGCTTGCCGAGCCGGAGACGTTGGGATGTTGAAACTCCAGCTAGCTGCCGGCCCCATAGACCCTGGAGTTCTGTCTCTGCTCAGTGCCCCCTTGGGCTCCAGCGGCTTCACGCTCCTGCATGCGGCAGCTGCAGCTGGGAGAGGCTCAGTGGTTCGCCTGCTGCTGGAGGCGGGTGCTGACCCTACTGTGCA GGACTCGAGGGCCCGGCCGCCATATACAGTCGCAGCTGACAAGTCAACACGTAATGAGTTCCGAAGGTTCATGGAGAAGAATCCAGATGCTTATGATTACAGCAAGGCTCAG GTGCCAGGGCCCCTGACGCCAGAAATGGAGGCACAGCAGGCTCTGCGGAAAAGGGAGCAGAAGGCTGCCCGGCGGCAACGGGAAAAACAGCAGCTGCAGCAGCGGGAGCAGGAGGCGCGGGAGCAAGAAGAGCGGCGGCGCTTTGCCGCCCTCAGCGATCGGGAGAAG AGAGCCCTGGCTGCAGAGCGCAGGCTGGCTGCCCAGCTGGGAGCCCCCACCcctcaggccccaggctctgcagcCGTCAGTGCTCA ACGCTGCTGGAGTTGTGGGACATCCCTCCAAGGCCTCATTCCCTTTCACTATCTcgacttctctttctgctccacaCGCTGCCTCCGGGATCATCGCTGCCAGGCTGGAAAGCCCTCTTCCTGA
- the GLB1L gene encoding beta-galactosidase-1-like protein isoform X1, protein MAPKKPPCLPSLLLPLLTLLLPQADTRSFIVDRENDRFLLDGAPFRFVSGSLHYFRVPRVLWADRLLKMRMSGLNAVQFYVPWNYHEPEPGVYNFNGSRDLTAFLNEASIADLLVILRPGPYICAEWEMGGLPAWLLQKPEIQLRTSDPDFLAAVDSWFKVLLPKLYPWLYHNGGNIISIQVENEYGSYKACDFTYMRHLAGLFRALLGDRILLFTTDGPEGLKCGSLQGLYSTVDFGPADNMTEIFALLRKYEPHGPLVNSEYYTGWLDYWGQNHSTRSISAVTKGLEAMLKLGASVNMYMFHGGTNFGYWNGADEKGRFLPITTSYDYDAPISEAGDPTPKLFALRNVISKFQEIPLGPLPPPSPKMMLGPLTLHLDGYLLSFLDILCPHGPIRSILPMTFEAVKQDHGFMLYRTYLTHTVSEPTQLWVPNNGVHDRAYVMVDGVFQGVLERNMKHQLFLIGKMGAKLDILLENMGRLSFGSNSSDFKGLLEPPVLGQTALTQWLMFPLKVDKLVKWWFPLPLLRSSHLQAPSGPTFYSTTFSILGEGGDTFLFLPGWTKGQVWINGFNLGRYWTRQGPQQTLYVPRPLLFSRGALNKITLLELENVPPEPQIQFLDRPILNSTLHKTYIYSLSADTQSPSEPMELSGH, encoded by the exons ATGGCTCCCAAGAAGCcgccctgccttccttccctgctgtTGCCACTTCTGACGCTGCTGCTGCCCCAG GCAGACACTCGGTCGTTCATAGTGGATCGGGAAAATGACAGATTCCTCCTGGATGGGGCCCCATTCCGCTTCGTGTCCGGCAGCCTGCACTACTTTCGGGTACCACGGGTGCTTTGGGCAGACCGGCTCTTGAAGATGCGAATGAGTGGCCTCAACGCTGTACAGTT ttaTGTGCCCTGGAACTACCATGAGCCAGAGCCTGGGGTCTATAACTTTAATGGCAGCCGGGACCTCACTGCATTTCTGAATGAGGCATCTATAGCAGACCTGTTGGTCATACTCAGACCAGGACCTTACATCTGTGCAGAGTGGGAGATG GGGGGTCTCCCAGCCTGGTTGCTTCAAAAGCCTGAAATCCAACTGAGAACCTCAGATCCAG ACTTTCTTGCCGCAGTGGACTCCTGGTTCAAGGTCTTGCTGCCCAAGTTATATCCATGGCTCTACCACAATGGGGGCAACATCATTAGCATTCAG GTGGAGAACGAATATGGTAGCTACAAAGCCTGTGACTTCACCTACATGAGACACTTGGCTGGGCTCTTCCGTGCGCTATTAGGAGACAGGATCTTGCTCTTCACCACAGATGGGCCTGAAGGACTCAAATGTGGCTCCCTCCAGGGACTCTATAGCACTGTAGATTTTGGCCCAG CTGACAACATGACCGAAATCTTTGCCCTGCTTCGGAAATATGAACCCCATGGGCCATTG GTGAACTCTGAATACTACACAGGCTGGCTGGATTACTGGGGCCAGAATCACTCCACACGATCCATTTCAGCTGTAACCAAAGGTCTAGAGGCCATGCTGAAGTTGGGAGCCAGCGTGAACAT GTACATGTTCCATGGAGGTACCAACTTCGGATACTGGAATG GTGCTGATGAGAAGGGACGCTTTCTTCCAATTACTACCAGCTATGACTATGATGCACCAATATCTGAAGCCGGGGACCCTACACCTAAGCTTTTTGCTCTTCGAAATGTCATCAGCAAG TTCCAGGAAATTCCCTTGGGACCTTTACCTCCCCCCAGCCCTAAGATGATGCTCGGACCTTTGACCCTGCACCTG GATGGGTATCTGCTGTCTTTCCTGGACATCCTGTGTCCCCACGGGCCCATCCGTTCCATCTTGCCAATGACCTTTGAGGCTGTCAAACAG GACCACGGCTTTATGTTGTACCGGACCTATCTGACCCATACTGTTTCTGAGCCAACACAATTGTGGGTGCCTAACAATGGAGTCCATGACCGTGCCTATGTGATGGTAGATGGG GTGTTTCAGGGTGTCTTGGAACGAAACATGAAACACCAACTATTTTTGATAGGGAAAATGGGGGCCAAACTGGACATCCTGCTGGAGAACATGGGGAGGCTCAGTTTTGGGTCCAACAGCAGTGACTTCAAG GGCCTATTAGAGCCACCAGTTCTGGGACAAACAGCCCTTACCCAGTGGCTGATGTTCCCTCTGAAAGTTGATAAGCTTGTAAAGTGGTGGTTTCCCCTCCCGTTGCTGAGAAGTTCACACCTGCAAGCTCCCTCTGGCCCCACCTTCTACTCCACAACATTTTCAATTTTAGGAGAAGGCGGGGACACTTTCCTCTTTCTACCTGGATGGACCAAG GGCCAAGTCTGGATCAATGGGTTTAACTTGGGCCGGTACTGGACAAGGCAGGGGCCACAACAGACCCTCTATGTGCCAAGACCCCTGCTGTTTTCTAGGGGAGCCCTCAACAAAATCACATTGCTAGAGCTAGAAAACGTGCCTCCTGAGCCCCAAATCCAGTTTCTGGATAGGCCTATCCTCAATAGCACCTTGCATAAGACATACATCTATTCGCTCTCAGCTGATACACAAAGTCCCTCTGAACCAATGGAGTTAAGTGGGCACTGA
- the GLB1L gene encoding beta-galactosidase-1-like protein isoform X2, which translates to MPEADTRSFIVDRENDRFLLDGAPFRFVSGSLHYFRVPRVLWADRLLKMRMSGLNAVQFYVPWNYHEPEPGVYNFNGSRDLTAFLNEASIADLLVILRPGPYICAEWEMGGLPAWLLQKPEIQLRTSDPDFLAAVDSWFKVLLPKLYPWLYHNGGNIISIQVENEYGSYKACDFTYMRHLAGLFRALLGDRILLFTTDGPEGLKCGSLQGLYSTVDFGPADNMTEIFALLRKYEPHGPLVNSEYYTGWLDYWGQNHSTRSISAVTKGLEAMLKLGASVNMYMFHGGTNFGYWNGADEKGRFLPITTSYDYDAPISEAGDPTPKLFALRNVISKFQEIPLGPLPPPSPKMMLGPLTLHLDGYLLSFLDILCPHGPIRSILPMTFEAVKQDHGFMLYRTYLTHTVSEPTQLWVPNNGVHDRAYVMVDGVFQGVLERNMKHQLFLIGKMGAKLDILLENMGRLSFGSNSSDFKGLLEPPVLGQTALTQWLMFPLKVDKLVKWWFPLPLLRSSHLQAPSGPTFYSTTFSILGEGGDTFLFLPGWTKGQVWINGFNLGRYWTRQGPQQTLYVPRPLLFSRGALNKITLLELENVPPEPQIQFLDRPILNSTLHKTYIYSLSADTQSPSEPMELSGH; encoded by the exons ATGCCGGAG GCAGACACTCGGTCGTTCATAGTGGATCGGGAAAATGACAGATTCCTCCTGGATGGGGCCCCATTCCGCTTCGTGTCCGGCAGCCTGCACTACTTTCGGGTACCACGGGTGCTTTGGGCAGACCGGCTCTTGAAGATGCGAATGAGTGGCCTCAACGCTGTACAGTT ttaTGTGCCCTGGAACTACCATGAGCCAGAGCCTGGGGTCTATAACTTTAATGGCAGCCGGGACCTCACTGCATTTCTGAATGAGGCATCTATAGCAGACCTGTTGGTCATACTCAGACCAGGACCTTACATCTGTGCAGAGTGGGAGATG GGGGGTCTCCCAGCCTGGTTGCTTCAAAAGCCTGAAATCCAACTGAGAACCTCAGATCCAG ACTTTCTTGCCGCAGTGGACTCCTGGTTCAAGGTCTTGCTGCCCAAGTTATATCCATGGCTCTACCACAATGGGGGCAACATCATTAGCATTCAG GTGGAGAACGAATATGGTAGCTACAAAGCCTGTGACTTCACCTACATGAGACACTTGGCTGGGCTCTTCCGTGCGCTATTAGGAGACAGGATCTTGCTCTTCACCACAGATGGGCCTGAAGGACTCAAATGTGGCTCCCTCCAGGGACTCTATAGCACTGTAGATTTTGGCCCAG CTGACAACATGACCGAAATCTTTGCCCTGCTTCGGAAATATGAACCCCATGGGCCATTG GTGAACTCTGAATACTACACAGGCTGGCTGGATTACTGGGGCCAGAATCACTCCACACGATCCATTTCAGCTGTAACCAAAGGTCTAGAGGCCATGCTGAAGTTGGGAGCCAGCGTGAACAT GTACATGTTCCATGGAGGTACCAACTTCGGATACTGGAATG GTGCTGATGAGAAGGGACGCTTTCTTCCAATTACTACCAGCTATGACTATGATGCACCAATATCTGAAGCCGGGGACCCTACACCTAAGCTTTTTGCTCTTCGAAATGTCATCAGCAAG TTCCAGGAAATTCCCTTGGGACCTTTACCTCCCCCCAGCCCTAAGATGATGCTCGGACCTTTGACCCTGCACCTG GATGGGTATCTGCTGTCTTTCCTGGACATCCTGTGTCCCCACGGGCCCATCCGTTCCATCTTGCCAATGACCTTTGAGGCTGTCAAACAG GACCACGGCTTTATGTTGTACCGGACCTATCTGACCCATACTGTTTCTGAGCCAACACAATTGTGGGTGCCTAACAATGGAGTCCATGACCGTGCCTATGTGATGGTAGATGGG GTGTTTCAGGGTGTCTTGGAACGAAACATGAAACACCAACTATTTTTGATAGGGAAAATGGGGGCCAAACTGGACATCCTGCTGGAGAACATGGGGAGGCTCAGTTTTGGGTCCAACAGCAGTGACTTCAAG GGCCTATTAGAGCCACCAGTTCTGGGACAAACAGCCCTTACCCAGTGGCTGATGTTCCCTCTGAAAGTTGATAAGCTTGTAAAGTGGTGGTTTCCCCTCCCGTTGCTGAGAAGTTCACACCTGCAAGCTCCCTCTGGCCCCACCTTCTACTCCACAACATTTTCAATTTTAGGAGAAGGCGGGGACACTTTCCTCTTTCTACCTGGATGGACCAAG GGCCAAGTCTGGATCAATGGGTTTAACTTGGGCCGGTACTGGACAAGGCAGGGGCCACAACAGACCCTCTATGTGCCAAGACCCCTGCTGTTTTCTAGGGGAGCCCTCAACAAAATCACATTGCTAGAGCTAGAAAACGTGCCTCCTGAGCCCCAAATCCAGTTTCTGGATAGGCCTATCCTCAATAGCACCTTGCATAAGACATACATCTATTCGCTCTCAGCTGATACACAAAGTCCCTCTGAACCAATGGAGTTAAGTGGGCACTGA
- the STK16 gene encoding serine/threonine-protein kinase 16 isoform X1, whose translation MGHALCVCSRGTVIIDNKRYLFIQKLGEGGFSYVDLVEGLHDGHFYALKRILCHEQQDREEAQREADMHRLFHHPNILRLVAYCLRERGTKHEAWLLLPFFKRGTLWNEIERLKDKGNFLTEDQILQLLLGICRGLEAIHARGYAHRDLKPTNILLGDEGQPVLMDLGSMNQACIHVEGSRQALALQDWAAQRCTISYRAPELFSVQSHCVIDERTDVWSLGCVLYAMMFGEGPYDMVFQKGDSVALAVQNQLSIPHSPRHSSALRQLLASMMTVDPQQRPPIHLLLSQLEALQPPALGQHTTQI comes from the exons ATGGGCCACGCGCTGTGTGTCTGCTCTCGGGGAACTGTCATCATTGACAATAAGCGCTACCTCTTCATCCagaaactgggggaggg TGGGTTCAGCTATGTGGACCTAGTGGAAGGGTTACATGATGGACACTTCTACGCCCTGAAGCGGATCCTGTGTCACGAGCAGCAGGATCGGGAGGAGGCCCAACGAGAAGCAGACATGCATCGCCTCTTCCATCACCCCAACATCCTTCGCCTTGTGGCTTATTGTCTGAGAGAGCGGGGCACCAAACATGAAGCCTGGCTGCTGCTACCCTTCTTCAAG AGGGGTACGCTGTGGAATGAGATAGAAAGGCTGAAGGACAAAGGCAACTTCTTGACTGAAGATCAAATCCTTCAGCTGCTGCTCGGTATCTGCAGAGGCCTTGAGGCCATTCATGCCAGAGGTTATGCCCACAG GGACCTGAAGCCTACCAATATCTTGCTTGGAGATGAGGGGCAACCGGTTTTAATGGACTTGGGCTCCATGAATCAAGCTTGCATCCATGTGGAGGGCTCCCGCCAGGCTCTGGCCCTGCAG GACTGGGCAGCCCAGAGATGCACCATCTCCTACCGGGCCCCGGAGCTCTTCTCTGTGCAGAGCCACTGTGTCATCGATGAGCGGACCGATGTCTGG TCCCTAGGCTGTGTGCTATATGCCATGATGTTTGGGGAGGGCCCATATGACATGGTGTTCCAGAAGGGTGACAGTGTGGCCCTTGCCGTGCAGAACCAACTAAGCATCCCGCACAGTCCCAG GCATTCTTCAGCACTGCGGCAGCTCTTGGCCTCCATGATGACTGTAGACCCCCAGCAGCGTCCTCCCATTCATCTCCTTCTCAGTCAGCTGGAGGCACTGCAACCCCCGGCTTTGGGCCAGCACACCACCCAAATCTGA
- the STK16 gene encoding serine/threonine-protein kinase 16 isoform X2 gives MGHALCVCSRGTVIIDNKRYLFIQKLGEGGFSYVDLVEGLHDGHFYALKRILCHEQQDREEAQREADMHRLFHHPNILRLVAYCLRERGTKHEAWLLLPFFKRGTLWNEIERLKDKGNFLTEDQILQLLLGICRGLEAIHARGYAHRDLKPTNILLGDEGQPVLMDLGSMNQACIHVEGSRQALALQSLGCVLYAMMFGEGPYDMVFQKGDSVALAVQNQLSIPHSPRHSSALRQLLASMMTVDPQQRPPIHLLLSQLEALQPPALGQHTTQI, from the exons ATGGGCCACGCGCTGTGTGTCTGCTCTCGGGGAACTGTCATCATTGACAATAAGCGCTACCTCTTCATCCagaaactgggggaggg TGGGTTCAGCTATGTGGACCTAGTGGAAGGGTTACATGATGGACACTTCTACGCCCTGAAGCGGATCCTGTGTCACGAGCAGCAGGATCGGGAGGAGGCCCAACGAGAAGCAGACATGCATCGCCTCTTCCATCACCCCAACATCCTTCGCCTTGTGGCTTATTGTCTGAGAGAGCGGGGCACCAAACATGAAGCCTGGCTGCTGCTACCCTTCTTCAAG AGGGGTACGCTGTGGAATGAGATAGAAAGGCTGAAGGACAAAGGCAACTTCTTGACTGAAGATCAAATCCTTCAGCTGCTGCTCGGTATCTGCAGAGGCCTTGAGGCCATTCATGCCAGAGGTTATGCCCACAG GGACCTGAAGCCTACCAATATCTTGCTTGGAGATGAGGGGCAACCGGTTTTAATGGACTTGGGCTCCATGAATCAAGCTTGCATCCATGTGGAGGGCTCCCGCCAGGCTCTGGCCCTGCAG TCCCTAGGCTGTGTGCTATATGCCATGATGTTTGGGGAGGGCCCATATGACATGGTGTTCCAGAAGGGTGACAGTGTGGCCCTTGCCGTGCAGAACCAACTAAGCATCCCGCACAGTCCCAG GCATTCTTCAGCACTGCGGCAGCTCTTGGCCTCCATGATGACTGTAGACCCCCAGCAGCGTCCTCCCATTCATCTCCTTCTCAGTCAGCTGGAGGCACTGCAACCCCCGGCTTTGGGCCAGCACACCACCCAAATCTGA